The proteins below come from a single Aegilops tauschii subsp. strangulata cultivar AL8/78 chromosome 6, Aet v6.0, whole genome shotgun sequence genomic window:
- the LOC109741399 gene encoding uncharacterized protein, whose product MNRQHCDVVLDLQLRPILSSGDSFGKSVDDHMRSTLTFGDKHSVFASQNTDYGHPMACISYPFNDSGSVWAAYGSRAMLYMEQFQPLMAGGGASATARVPLPVELAADEPIFVNPKQYNGILRRRQLRAKLEAQNKLTKNRKPYLHESRHLHAMKRARGSGGRFLNSKQLKQQQQQSGSACTKAIADGANSLGSTHLRLGSGAAGDRSNSASKAMSSQENSKRVAAPAPAFTMIQAARKDDDFFHHHGHHLSFSGHFGQSSDRPHSSLLDVRHANVGVLIKGAHSTRNWAGQFLEPRYQESLASTGMKLKVAQRLTRYEQSNRPFAFFALVTSAIQIRGCSEDRELNLWNKDLLVPFISVLFTSSPGGRVIGCNGARDKERMFNLNYIYMGYDVEVVNMLQM is encoded by the exons ATGAACAGACAGCATTGTGATGTCGTTCTCGACCTTCAGTTG CGTCCCATTCTTTCATCAGGTGACTCCTTTGGGAAATCGGTTGACGATCATATGAGGTCAACTTTGACTTTTGGTGATAAGCATTCTGTATTTGCAAGTCAAAACACTGACTATGGCCACCCAATG GCTTGCATTTCATACCCATTCAATGATTCTGGTTCTGTTTGGGCGGCCTATGGGTCACGGGCTATG TTGTACATGGAACAGTTCCAGCCCCTCATGGCGGGAGGAGGGGCATCTGCGACGGCAAGAGTTCCATTGCCTGTCGAATTAGCAGCGGATGAGCCCATATTTGTCAATCCCAAACAATATAATGGGATTCTCCGGCGAAGGCAGCTGCGCGCCAAGTTAGAGGCCCAGAATAAACTCACAAAAAACAGAAAG CCCTACCTCCACGAGTCTCGCCATCTTCACGCAATGAAGCGGGCAAGAGGTTCCGGGGGACGTTTCCTCAATTCCAAACAGctgaagcagcagcagcagcagtctggcAGTGCATGCACGAAGGCCATTGCGGATGGCGCGAATTCCTTGGGTTCAACCCATCTACGGCTAGGCAGCGGCGCAGCCGGAGACCGAAGCAACTCGGCGTCCAAGGCGATGTCCTCCCAAGAGAACAGCAAGAGAGTCGCCGCCCCGGCTCCCGCCTTCACCATGATTCAAGCGGCGCGCAAAGACGACGACTTCTTCCACCATCACGGCCACCATCTCAGCTTCTCCGGCCACTTCGGCCAGTCGAGCGACCG CCCACATAGTTCTCTGCTTGATGTTCGGCATGCAAATGTTGGTGTACTG ATAAAGGGGGCACATAGCACGAGAAATTGGGCGGGACAGTTTTTGGAACCGAGATATCAG GAGAGCCTGGCCAGCACGGGCATGAAGCTTAAAGTAGCCCAGAGGCTTACTCGCTATGAACAATCGAATCGACCGTTTGCA TTCTTCGCACTGGTGACGTCAGCGATTCAGATCCGCGGATGCAGCGAAGACAGGGAGTTAAATCTCTGGAACAAGGACCTGCTTGTCCCCTTCATCTCCGTCTTGTTTACTTCATCTCCGGGTGGGCGAGTTATCGGTTGCAATGGAG CCCGAGACAAAGAGAGGATGTTTAATCTAAACTACATCTATATGGGCTACGACGTAGAGGTCGTGAACATGCTTCAAATGTGA